One segment of Carya illinoinensis cultivar Pawnee chromosome 1, C.illinoinensisPawnee_v1, whole genome shotgun sequence DNA contains the following:
- the LOC122310468 gene encoding uncharacterized protein LOC122310468 — protein sequence MASEALVWYQDGVESGQFTSWETFVRSLLMRFGPTAYDDPMEALTRLKQTSSVAAYKSQFEALSNRLRGLSEHHKLSCFMSGLKDEIRLPIRMLNPINMGATFGLAKIQEEYLSAARNIPRFGFAQTGNFQSFGQPVDTTSRNSRYITPKRRIQSAAMDEKRRKGLCYHCDEKWNPTHVCKAPRVYVMQAEEEGQVDGIVVEEEQALGVTELGGTSATAPLETVEKEPEISLNAISGTPGNNTMRLLGRIGQAQVVILIDSGSTHNFIDTSVPEKAKIEVDTTQQLQVRIANGDIIQTEGYCSSVRTNLQGTQINPSFYVLSLGGCDIVLGVSWLMTLGPIIWDFSALTMHFEYKGKKICLKGLSPSGLSLEGSHKALLQSLRRGRGILLQLVCNTLDKQPITVPQEVQEILDDFQQVFATPKGLPPFRAHDHRIILKEGTQPISTIPYRYLHYQKAEIEKIISELLSTGVIRPSNSPFSSPVLLVRKADGSWHLCVDYMALNMETVKDKFSIPVIDELLDELYGSIVFSKLDLRSGYHQIRVAPEDVSKTAFRTHEGHYEFLVMPFGLTNAPSTFQGLMNTIFRPFFRQFVLVFFDDILVYSRSWKEHLGHLHQVLEVLNSHKLYANMSKCRFRLQEIDYLGHVISSEGVKADASKVAAMLDWPAPTTLKSLRGFLGLTGYYHADKAFGELKKAVSEPPVLRLLDFSHPFTIECDASGKGVGAVLMQFNQPIAFMSKALKGKALLLSTYEKEFFAVVTVVQKWRPYLLGQSFIIKTDQQALKYILEQRVATVTQQKWLTKFLGYDFTISYKKGKENKVADALSQKMEDQLSPAGVLAMISLPNPEWIEDLKASYRDSVEMVDLITRISSNSNPPKASS from the exons ATGGCGAGCGAGGCCTTGGTTTGGTATCAAGATGGTGTTGAATCAGGCCAATTTACATCATGGGAAACCTTTGTGAGATCTTTGTTAATGCGTTTCGGACCAACGGCATATGATGACCCTATGGAGGCCCTCACACGCCTCAAACAAACCTCATCAGTAGCTGCCTATAAGTCACAGTTTGAAGCCTTGTCAAATCGTTTAAGGGGTTTGTCCGAACATCATAAGCTCAGTTGCTTTATGAGCGGGTTAAAGGATGAGATTCGTTTACCTATACGGATGCTCAACCCCATTAATATGGGCGCTACTTTTGGCTTGGCCAAGATACAAGAGGAATACCTCTCAGCTGCAAGAAACATCCCCAGATTTGGGTTTGCCCAAACTGGAAATTTTCAATCGTTTGGCCAACCGGTGGACACCACTTCTAGAAACTCTCGCTATATTACTCCCAAGAGAAGAATCCAATCAGCCGCAATGGATGAGAAGCGCCGGAAGGGCCTTTGCTATCACTGCGATGAAAAATGGAATCCAACTCACGTATGCAAAGCCCCACGAGTTTACGTAATGCAGGCTGAGGAGGAAGGCCAGGTAGATGGGATTGTAGTGGAAGAAGAACAGGCGCTGGGTGTAACAGAGTTAGGGGGAACTTCAGCAACAGCACCACTGGAAACAGTGGAAAAAGAACCGGAGATATCACTCAATGCCATTTCTGGCACTCCGGGTAATAATACCATGCGGCTCCTAGGAAGAATCGGTCAAGCACAAGTGGTCATCTTAATCGATTCAGGGAGCACTCATAACTTTATTGACACATCAGTACCAGAGAAGGCAAAGATCGAGGTAGATACAACCCAACAGCTACAAGTTCGAATAGCTAATGGCGACATCATCCAAACTGAAGGTTACTGCAGTAGTGTGAGAACCAACCTGCAAGGTACACAAATTAACCcttctttttatgttttatctTTGGGGGGTTGCGACATTGTCTTGGGAGTGAGTTGGTTGATGACTTTGGGCCCTATTATTTGGGATTTTTCCGCTTTAACAATGCATTTCGAATATAAGGGGAAGAAAATCTGTTTGAAGGGGCTGAGCCCTTCCGGGTTATCTTTGGAGGGTAGTCATAAAGCCCTCTTACAATCCTTAAGGCGTGGGCGGGGAATATTATTACAGCTGGTATGTAATACGCTGGATAAGCAGCCCATTACAGTCCCTCAGGAGGTTCAGGAGATTTTGGATGACTTTCAGCAAGTTTTTGCAACACCTAAAGGGTTACCCCCCTTTAGAGCTCATGACCACAGAATCATCTTAAAAGAAGGCACTCAGCCTATTTCAACCATACCATACCGCTACCTGCATTATCAAAAGGCCGAGATAGAGAAAATCATTTCTGAATTACTCTCTACTGGGGTAATACGACCCAGTAACAGCCCTTTTTCATCACCAGTTTTGTTAGTAAGGAAGGCAGATGGTAGTTGGCATCTTTGTGTGGATTATATGGCATTGAACATGGAGACAGTTAAGGACAAGTTTTCCATTCCTGTCATTGACGAGTTATTGGATGAGTTATATGGTTCAATAGTTTTTTCTAAGCTGGATTTGCGCTCGGGTTATCACCAAATCCGAGTCGCCCCGGAAGACGTATCTAAGACAGCTTTTAGAACACATGAAGGTCACTACGAGTTCCTCGTAATGCCTTTTGGATTGACCAACGCCCCATCCACGTTTCAGGGCCTTATGAACACCATATTTCGTCCATTTTTTAGGCAATTTGTGCTTGTTTTTTTCGACGACATTCTGGTTTATAGCAGGTCATGGAAGGAACACTTGGGTCACCTTCATCAGGTTTTGGAGGTGCTGAATAGCCACAAACTTTATGCTAATATGTCAAAATGCAGATTCAGGTTACAGGAGATTGACTACTTGGGGCATGTTATCAGTTCAGAAGGAGTTAAAGCTGATGCTTCAAAAGTGGCAGCAATGCTGGATTGGCCAGCACCCACTACTCTGAAATCTTTGCGTGGGTTTTTGGGCTTAACGGGCTATTATC ATGCAGACAAGGCTTTTGGGGAGCTCAAAAAGGCTGTTTCTGAGCCCCCAGTCCTAAGGCTACTAGATTTTTCACACCCTTTCACTATTGAATGTGATGCAAGTGGAAAGGGTGTCGGTGCAGTTCTAATGCAATTCAACCAGCCCATTGCCTTCATGAGCAAAGCTTTAAAAGGCAAGGCCCTATTGCTTTCCACCTATGAGAAGGAATTTTTCGCGGTGGTTACAGTAGTTCAGAAATGGAGGCCTTATTTATTGGGCCAGTCCTTCATCATTAAGACAGACCAGCAGGCCTTGAAATATATTCTGGAACAAAGAGTGGCAACAGTAACTCAGCAGAAGTGGCTCACCAAATTTCTCGGCTATGACTTCACTATTTCGtacaagaaaggaaaagagaataaGGTAGCCGACGCCctgtctcaaaaaatggaagACCAGCTTAGCCCAGCGGGAGTGCTGGCCATGATTTCACTCCCTAACCCTGAATGGATTGAGGATCTAAAAGCCAGTTATAGAGACTCAGTGGAGATGGTGGATCTGATTACCAGAATTTCGAGTAACTCAAACCCACCAAAGGCATCCAGTTAA